TAGCACCATTCTTTTCCGTGTCTCTGCTCCATGGTcaacttgcttcttcttcctcttcttcaagctaGACACTTCTGGGATATTAGCTTGCTTCTCACCACTCTCCTCTCCAACCGAAACTTCATTGTTCCCTCCAACAGCCTGAGATTGTTCCACACCAACATCCTCAATGTTATCATCTTCCACACCATATCCTTCGCCACTCTCCCAAATATGATCTCCAAAATCATAGCCAGATCTGATCAAAGCTTCCAAGTTGTCCACTTCACAATCTTTAATTTCATCACCCCTCAAATATTCAATGGACTCCAATACATCAAAGTTTCCAGTGGAGGAAATGCATGGATAAACAACATCCtgacaaaacaataacaaagaaaccaattaaaaaaaaaactcaacgtACTCGAatttaaacttaaaagaaaaaagaagaagtcaactgACCTTGTTTCCAATTGATTTCTCTACAAGGAGGAGCTCATCATATGATACTTTAGCAGCACCTTTCCAATTAGAGATTCGGCTAACTGTAATCTCTGTGTCAATCTTCTCTCCCATAAGTTGTCCAATGAGAGGAATGGCTTCCATAacccaaacttgaagagcataTGAGAAACCATTGAGGATGTAACTAATGgggttcttcagtttctttcttgcttccaCTATAGAGCTAACTAAATGGTCAAAAGCTACAAGACCCCAAGGATAAGTCCTAACCTTCTCTAGATCCATGACCAGCTTGATGTATGAATGTGGTATAGCTTTCTTCTCATCCTTAGCCACTACCAACCCAGCAATCACACAAACATACACAAACCGAattctatcttctttttttctccacgATGGAGCTGCTTCAAGGTGGGTCTTCATCAAGTTTTGAATGGTAATGATACCACCTCTCTTCAACAATTTGCTCCAAAACCCATTATCATCTGTCCAACTCTCTGAATCATGACTGAAATCGGCTTTGTACTTAAGACCAGTAACTGCATGGAATTCTTGCATTGAGAATCTAAGCGGCTtcttaccaaacacaaaccacagCTCATGTCTTCTCTTAGTCACCAACTGCCTACACATGATGCTGTGTATCAACCGAGCTGAGTACCCAAGACCATTCTCATACAATGCAAATACAGATGCGAAAACTGGATCACCCTTCACAATCTCATACTCTTCTGGTAATGCCTTCTTGATTTTGTGTAAGATTGACATTCGACAAGTGTTATTTATCTGCCCAACTTGTGGCTCGCTTCCATCTTCCATAAGCCGTTTAGGGTACTTCTTTTCCATTCCTGccgaaaaaagtaaaaaatgaattagtataaattagccaaaactgaaataaatcaacaaagatatgagacttcaattttacaaaaaaaaaaaaacagattactaaAAGTATGATTTAAGAACAAGAAAACTATGACTACTAATCATTTAGCTGCTAAcagaaacttgaaaaaaaaaatagaatactAAACGGAtcactcttgttcttgttaACTAGCTTTATCGATCTTGTTTCATCAACCCTGGTACACAATTTTTCCTTTAAAGTCAAtagaatacaaaaaataataatcaacatgcaaaaaaaacaagaattacATGGTCAATATGCTAAACGGATCTAAAACTATGATGTTCTATAAACAACTTTGATGTTCATTTGAATTCTGGATTGAAAAAGAGATTACAAAaggataaaaattaaaatttcccaaaaaaaatccaCAATTAAACATACCAAATTCGATAAACATGGAGTCATGGTTAAGAGAAATCCAAActgaaaatttaataatttacttaTCATTAGACAATTCTAGAttgaaatcaagattaaacaaggacaaaatttaaacatgaaaaaaaaacacaattaacaTACCCAATTCGATCGACAAggagcaatggagaagagaaattCAACCGGATTGAGCTTGAGATAGTGAAGAGGAGACCACCAAAACGAGTAAGAAGCAGATGGATAGAAGGCGGAAGACAGTGAAGATGGATAGACGGCGGAAGACGGTGAAGAAATCGAATCGGcggaagatggtgaagatggagagagatggTGACGATGGAGAAAGACGACGGTGAGATGGTCAAGATGGAGAGAGACGACGGTGAGATAGTGACGATGGTGAGAGACGACGGTGAGATGGTGACGACGGTGAGAGACGACGgtgagatggtgacgatggTGAGATACGGCGGAAGGGTTTTGTCTCGATTAGcccttttggaaaaaaaattttaccGTAATTGGTTTCTTACTTTATCTCGACAAAGTGATTCTTAATTtgtcaaaacccaaaacaataaattaggcCCACTCGATGGAAccccaaaacaacaaaatgtatctgaaaaaataattaagggtATAATTGGCTATTTTCGattaataaaacttatttaaccaaacttttataaaaaaagtgtaCATtgccaaatttttagaaaaagatcatttatttataattttccccactaattataattaattaaatcctgcctagtttacttattttatttcgtctagtcaaataattatttagttcTACActaattattcaaaatttgactctatcccatttttattttatcaagtCTGAATAAATTGACTTTAAAttacgaaaaaataaaaataaaattaaaatggaaACGGAACAAGTAAGAGTAGTCTAAAACCTCGCGTCCCCTTTTTTTATTTGCCTTCTTcactttgtttttctctttctttctctctgtcaTCGGTTAGTCCCTCTCTGTGATTTCTCGTGATTTTTCCCGGAGCTTTTCTtgggaaaaattatttaaatctaTCTAAGAAGGTGGTTCTAGATTGTGACACGTCATCTCCGAGTTTCgtagagagagatctgaacgaGTCTTCCTCCTAACGTCTTTCTTTCCGATGGGAACGCTTCAGTCATGGAGAAAAGCTTATGGAGCCCTAAAAGACTCCACCAAAGTCGGCTTAGTCCGAGTCAACAGCGATTACGCCGTACGCTCCCTTTCctattttgtctctctttttcttctctaaactaatgattttgttttcagtcTCTGATGGATtcggtttttggtttcttgaattaAGGAATTAGATGTTGCCATAGTTAAAGCTACCAATCATGTCGAGTGTCCTCCCAAAGATCGCCATCTCAGAAGTGAGTTATTGGGAATAATTCcttagatctgatttttttccAATTGGGAATTCTTCTCTGAGAATGATTGATTGTattctattgttgttgttgttgcagaaaTCTTCGCGGCAACATCAGTGACTCGTGCTCGAGCAGATGTTGCTTATTGCATTCACGCCCTTTCTCGCCGTTTGCATAAAACCAGAAATTGGACGGTACTCATTTCCTCCTTCGTTCTTGAAATCGTGTGATTTGGCTTAAGTTCATGAACTGATCTCTACTGGGTTGTTTGGACAATAGGTTGCGCTGAAAACACTAATTGTTATTCATCGGCTTCTAAGGGAAGGAGATCCAACATTCAGAGAGGAGCTATTAAATTTCTCGCAGAGAGGGCGAATTCTGCAACTTTCTAACTTCAAGGATGATTCAAGCCCTATTGGTAAACTCAAATTTAGTGTTTCTGCTTCGTTTGTGTGTATATGTGTTGGAATCTTAAGTGGTTCCTAATAGAGTGTTAAAGTTAACTggaaggtttttgtttttgtttcttttacagCCTGGGATTGTTCAGCTTGGGTACGTACTTATGCATTATTCCTTGAGGAACGGCTTGAATGCTTCAgggttttaaaatatgatactGAGGCAGAACGTCTTCCTTAATCTACCCCAGGGCAGGATAAGGTATCAATTTTTcgtttactctctcttttttatcatttgtgttcctacctcttttttcttttctgatggTTTCGGTTTTGCATATTGCGCGATGGCCAGGGGTACAGTAGAACCAGGGATTTAGATGGTGAAGAACTCTTGGAACAGTTGCCAGCTTTGCAGCAGCTTCTATATCGTCTCATTGGTTGCAGGGTACTGTttctgattttatttgtttctgttgttgataattgatattatgTTGCGGCACTTGATGATCAATGAACTGTCTTGtccctttgtttcttttttcagcCAGAAGGCGCTGCTAACCACAATCATGTTATACAATATGCACTTGCTCTGGTACTTAACAATGTCTTGCTCTGCAAAAGCTTTCTGTTCCATATGGAAAAATAACGCTTGAAAATTTctacactttttattttatcgTATGATAGGTGTTGAAAGAGAGTTTTAAAGTCTATTGTGCTATCAATGATGGAATCATCAATCTCATTGACAAGGTAGGTCTAGTTTGTCTACCATCATAGTTATTACGTCTCTCTATCTGCCTTCCTTTTTCCCTGCTTactttgtatgtatatatatatatattacagttCTTTGAAATGCCAAAACATGAAGCCATCAATTCCCTTGATATATACAAGCGTGCGGGTCAGCAGGTGTGTTGTTGGACTGTATTTGTTGGTATATATTTTCACTTGTCACACTTTTTTGTATGACAggatacatgttttttttttcaggcacGAAGCCTTTCTGATTTCTATGAAGCCTGCAAAGGATTGGAACTTGCGAGGAATTTTCAGTTTCCTGTTCTAAGAGAGGTACTGTCGGTACCGAATGAGATAACTTCTGATAAAGTTAGTTCACAGCCATTGCTTGTTTCTATTACTTAATacattattttatgttattttctcAGCCTCCACAATCTTTACTGACAACAATGGAGGAGTATATTAAAGAAGCACCACGGGTTGTTGATGTCCCAGCCGAACCACTGGTATGTATGCCTATTTCTCATATTAGtgattcaatatttttggtcttttcgccatattttttcttttctttctgggCCTTATGTGCTAATGGAGTTTTCTGCATTCAGCTTCTAACGTATAGGCCGGATGATGGACTGACTGCCGAAGATACTGAACCGTCACATGAAGAACGTGAAATGTTACCTTCAGATGATGTGGTTGTTGTATCTGAAGAGACAGAACCttctcctccgcctcctccgcctcctccttCAGCCAGCACTCAGAACTTCATTGATACTGATGATCTACTGGTGAGATTTCTAACATGATGGCtttataattttagtttcaATTCTGTTTCTTACTGCGATTCTTATTCTCAAGTTCTCTTTGTTCAACTTTCACCACAGGGTCTGAACAGTGCTGCTCCTGATGCATCTGTGATCGAAGACCAAAATGCACTTGCTTTAGCCATTATTTCAACTGATGGTAAGCTTTCTTGTTAGACAATCTGCCAGTCTGGAGAGGGTGTtactgtattttattttttcatttcgCTAACGCATTTCTGTTCTCTCTATTTCCATCTAATCCTTCAACGCCTCGTTTTGGTCAAGCATGATTACGATCCTACAGGATGGGAGCTTGCTTTGGTGACGGCACCCAGCAGTGATATCTCCGCAGCCACCGAGAGGAAATTGGTAAGTATTATTCCCTTTTGTTATTCATAATGCCATATGCTTAAAACAGTAGATCACACAAATTAACGCCAGTTAGTACTTGGTAGCTCAATTTATAAATCCTTAGACTAGGAACCTTGTTATTAGCAAAAAATAGTAATGAAAGAGTCATCACATGCAATTTATTATCAAAATTGTAACCTGAGACAAGGAGCCTCGCTATTAATCTAGTTACGGAACCGTGAGGATGAAAAGTTCATTGTTGGTGTAGGTTACTATATAGGAGGATTAGGATAGTGTGGAAGGCTGTAAGCTAATGTTGAAAAAACCATTTAATCTGTGCAACAAAAATGTTTTAGGCTGGAGGGTTAGACACCCTTACACTTAGCAGTCTACACGATGATGGAGCCTACATAGCTTCCCAACGCCCAGTCTACGGTGCACCAGCTCCCAATCCTTTTGCGTCCCATGACCCTTTTGCATCGTCGAATGGCACAAGTCCCCCACCTCAGCAACAGCCAGCAGTGAACAACCTCTTTGGTGCTTACCAGCCGACGTATCAGCATCAGGCCAACCCTCCTCCTACCAACAATAGTAATCCATTTGGAAATTTCGGGGAATTCCCGGTAAATCCGGTATCACAGCAGCCAAATACCACGGGTTATGGTGATTTTGCGGTAAACCAACATAACAACCCATTCCACAGCACAGGCCTCCTGTGATCATGTTTTCTATATTCACGTATGTATCTTTGATTGGTTTTGGTTGGAgggaaaggagagagagatggagagaattGGTTTTATTTGTGAGTAATAGAACCACATGATTGGTTTGATGATctctgttttttattgtttgtagaAAGATGTCTgggatatatatatgcatatatgagTTAAATCCCCCCTACGCTCTAATTACATTCTTAAAAGTATTTATCTTCTATTTTGTGTGCTCTATCATCAGAGAGCAAATGTTTGAGTTCTAAATGGGCCTGTCTCGACTTCAGTACTTTTACTGCTACAAACCGAAATGAGGTGTCTCTCGTCTTAAGGTTCTCAATTCTTTTCGTCCTTTACACTAGCCGTTGATATTTCAACACGTGTCGACTTTTAACAAGCCGCGAATCATCAAATTATTGGCCCCAAATGGTTAGTTTATTCTTCGATGATAATAAAGTTAAAGATCAGGGAGAATAGCGTAATTTCTCAAAAGGTGTGTGAGTTATCACCTTTAAGCCACGTCAGCGATCCGGCGAGGTGTTATTCTGATCGATGCATAGCCGTCAGATCATCAATCGAGTTCCGCATACCCTAACCGTAGGATGAGATAGAAAACCACTTAaccaattaatttaattttgttatttaaaatccCTCAAGAAGCCACACAGTTTCTTTGCTCCACCGCAACAGTACTactcctctcctctctctctctctctctctatcaatcTCTCTCATGACGACGGCGGAGAACGAAATCGATCTTCAACAGAATGATCCAGTGGCCTTCTCTCTCCCTCCGTATCCTAAGGTATAATATCTCTCACTCAAGATTTTGATTCCTCATTTCTCCCTTTCGTAGATCTGagagattcttctttctttgttactTGAATTAGATGATAATGGACGCGATTGAAGCATCAAACGACGCGAACGGATGCAACAAAACGACGATATCGAAACACATCGAATCGACTCAGATCACTCTGCCTCCGTCTCACAACACGCTTCTCAATTACCACCTCAACCACATGAAACAAACAGGCCAGCTCGTGATTGTCAAAAACAATTACATGAAACCAAATCCAAACGGTCCTCCCAAGCGAGGCCGTGGCCGTCCTCCCAAACCTAAACCCGATGTCGTTCCTAGCCACGCGGCGGCTGTTCCAGCTCCGCCTGCTTCTCCACCGAGGCCTCGCGGTCGTCCTCCCAAATCCAAAGAGTCTCAACCAGAGACTAAAGCGAAGGCGGCACCGAGTGGTTCGGGGAGGCCACGTGGACGACCGCCGAAGAAGCAGAAGACGGAATCAGAGACTGAAGCACCAAAGGCTCAGCCTGAAGGTGAGCGTAGAGGTCGTGGAAGGCCACCTAAGGTGAAACCAGCCATGGTGCCTGTTGGTTGTTAAGTCTCTCTCTCGAGCTTTTGATTTAATCCCTCCTTAAGTAAACCGCTCTTTAAAAAACTTTGGTTCCGGTTCGTTTATGATAATAATTTAGGTTTTTATTGTTAAATCGtctagtttaatttttaattgctGTGTTCCGTTATTGTTTAGGGTGGGGTTGATGAGTAGACAAGATAAATGTTGTAATTCGACTTTGCAATTGTGTGTGTTGTAAAAAATTTCGGGTCTTAACCCTTTTCTAAAAGTAACGGTTTggtgaaataatatttttatgagTGTGTGATTCATCAaagtttttagttaaaaaaacaagCGTTACAATTACAACTTGGTGGCTAAATTGAATGTTGGACAAAATAGTGACAACATTTCAGAATTCGAAATAGAATTCAGGTATTTTCGAGGTTTTGCTGTTCAGGCGGGAGGTGGGGTTTTCAAAAGATTGCAAATTTTTCGGAAACATGTTTGGTCCCCATTTCCTTGTAATCAAATAATGATGGTATTGGTAACACTTCACAGTTCACACTTCTGAGTTTTGATTGATAAAGGTTGTTGTTTTCGGTTTAAAACTTCGATGACAGAGAGAGGCCTAAAATCAACTTCATGGACCTATAATGGGCCTAATAAGACTGAAAAGGAAGTTGCAAAATAATACTACGACGACATGTTTGAGCCTCCTTACCAAAAGGCTCTCGAGTCTCAAGCTAATATAAATTGTACAGTCCCATAATATATAGTGTTGTGTTAGCTTGGAACATAAGAAGTCTTTCCTTATGAAACATCAGTACCTCTGACCGTCCCTTTTCAGATCTTCACTTTGTGTAGAGTTGTAGGAAAGAAACAACTCAACAAGGAGTTCCATTGAAATGGGTTGTGGACTCATGTGTGTGATTCACATATGATATATTCTATTAGTCTCTTAGTATAGTATTCAGGTAGTTTGACTTGTTTGATCAaagtctttttttgttaattatcattaatacGTTTTTGGCTAAAAAGGCAATAAACACATGGCAATGTATCGTATCAGTATGGtgttttttgttcaaaaatctTTGGCTTGTAGAGACTCTTTCTTAGATAGAAGCTAGGGGTGACATGACCaacttaaataaataatcttttttttttatataagttacAAACTTTCAACCATTCAGTGTTACATACTTACATGTAAAGAAGCAtgacaaacaaaagaacaatcTTAAGCATACAAATACAATGATTCACgtcttttttttgctattatGTTTGCTTActgtttttaccaaaaaaaatgtttccttactgttttagttttcaattcTTGTGAGTATCGATCGCTTTTTTATCACACTTCATGTTAAAATTCATATACTCTCTTAAATTGATCagagtaatttttttaatgtaattttgtCAACACCGGTTTAGAACTCTAACAAATTAagtttaacaatatatataagctCTCTAAGTTCCAATGATTTAAATATCTTTCTTCAAAACCAGTAGTAAAACGCCCTATCATATGTACACAAAATCCAGTGTGAGTTTGGACACAGTGCAATCTCGTGAGTAAAAGACCgacgtttaatttttttttttgtttgtttggaaggGCTTGAGTGGGACCATTAACAGAAACTAGGACACACAGAAGTGTGGgaaatgagtatatatatatatgaacacattGATATTAATTGGTCTATTGGATATATATGGTGACATGTCCTACTCATTCCACGGGTCGAGAAAGAAgaataaacacaacaaaacttATAACCACTCCATGTGATTGTGATCTATATCTACTATATTCATACATACATATTCTTACaataatcttctatatatttatacGATCATGCAATTTAGTTAGtaaatcaaatatgtaacaCCATCTTCGAGACTGCATGATAATTATACACTAGTAAAGACAGCGATTCAACGTTAGTCTGTCCTTTAATCTATTAGGAAGTCTTGTTATCTtatagtatgattttttttttttcaaacacgCAAAGCTGGTGATGTAATTAACATCTCCTTGAAGTGACCTTAACCCGTACCCGTTAAGGCGTTAAACATACACAAAGCTCTCAGTCAGCTcggttaaaaataaaaaccaaatcagTAATTATAATCATTTCCACATAATAGAGACAAAGCATATATATTTAGAAGCTTGCACTTAACATTCAGTTTCCTTCCACACAaaactattataatatttataacttAAACCCATAATGtattaaattatcaaaacatACACTTAATCAAAGTTAAAAATCCTCATGGGGGCTCtcatggtcatggtcatggAGCTCCATTGTTGGCATAAGTGTTCACAAGAGCAAGAGCATTACTCGTTAACCTCTTCACTTCCTCGAGCCGGTCACAAACGGTCGTCTTAATCAATCCTCCTTCGTCCATATCTTCAAATCCATCCGTACACGTGTCCTCATCCGTCAATGCTGCACTCATCCACGTCTGCACGTTACTCATCTGAAACCTAAACGTTTCCACCGACCTCCGAGCCGCCGGGACTCCACCTTTGCCGTTCATGTCGCGTAGCTGTCGTAGAGATCCTCTCATCTCGTCCACCGCGTCTTCAACGTTCGAAACGCAGTCGCGGATTACGGAGGAAGCAGTTTGGTGGCCATCACCGACAGAGGTAATCACGGCGGCAGAGCGTGAGAGTTTGGAAAGATAAGCCGCCGTGGATTTGGCTTGCGAAAGTGAAACGCCGATTGCGAGCTTGGCTAGCCTCCCCGGACTGTCTTGTACGGCGGAGGCGTAGCTGGCGAGTGACGTGAAGCATACGTCTGGATATAGGGTGGCGTTGCAGCTTGTTCGGATGAAATCAAGATCGTTGGTTGTTGTAGTGTTTGGTCGTGGAGGCAAACGGACGGCTGAGATTGATCTGGAAATGAAAAGAAAGGTAGTGGTAAAGAAGAGAAACGTCGCCGTGTGTCTTTGGCTTACCATTTTCACTGTTTTTCGaaattgctttttttcttctcgtgTAAGATTAT
The sequence above is drawn from the Camelina sativa cultivar DH55 chromosome 4, Cs, whole genome shotgun sequence genome and encodes:
- the LOC104783433 gene encoding uncharacterized protein LOC104783433, whose translation is MEKKYPKRLMEDGSEPQVGQINNTCRMSILHKIKKALPEEYEIVKGDPVFASVFALYENGLGYSARLIHSIMCRQLVTKRRHELWFVFGKKPLRFSMQEFHAVTGLKYKADFSHDSESWTDDNGFWSKLLKRGGIITIQNLMKTHLEAAPSWRKKEDRIRFVYVCVIAGLVVAKDEKKAIPHSYIKLVMDLEKVRTYPWGLVAFDHLVSSIVEARKKLKNPISYILNGFSYALQVWVMEAIPLIGQLMGEKIDTEITVSRISNWKGAAKVSYDELLLVEKSIGNKDVVYPCISSTGNFDVLESIEYLRGDEIKDCEVDNLEALIRSGYDFGDHIWESGEGYGVEDDNIEDVGVEQSQAVGGNNEVSVGEESGEKQANIPEVSSLKKRKKKQVDHGAETRKRMVLSQRASTSHCSCGDDMKRFFKELIDSSFKSFTETFGERLLTMEKDVSDIKALISRPAEVDPKPAEVDPKPAVVDPSPSRVKPKTSVRKK
- the LOC104779477 gene encoding HMG-Y-related protein A-like, producing the protein MTTAENEIDLQQNDPVAFSLPPYPKMIMDAIEASNDANGCNKTTISKHIESTQITLPPSHNTLLNYHLNHMKQTGQLVIVKNNYMKPNPNGPPKRGRGRPPKPKPDVVPSHAAAVPAPPASPPRPRGRPPKSKESQPETKAKAAPSGSGRPRGRPPKKQKTESETEAPKAQPEGERRGRGRPPKVKPAMVPVGC
- the LOC104779478 gene encoding 21 kDa protein-like, with product MVSQRHTATFLFFTTTFLFISRSISAVRLPPRPNTTTTNDLDFIRTSCNATLYPDVCFTSLASYASAVQDSPGRLAKLAIGVSLSQAKSTAAYLSKLSRSAAVITSVGDGHQTASSVIRDCVSNVEDAVDEMRGSLRQLRDMNGKGGVPAARRSVETFRFQMSNVQTWMSAALTDEDTCTDGFEDMDEGGLIKTTVCDRLEEVKRLTSNALALVNTYANNGAP